The following are encoded together in the Pseudodesulfovibrio indicus genome:
- a CDS encoding MinD/ParA family protein yields MSSKLPLVLSVTSGKGGVGKTNMSVNLAYSLSAAGKNVVLLDADLGLANVDVILGLNPQYNLFHLFHEDMTLDKILFDTPYGFKILPASSGVSDMVNLDRGQKLDLLDAMDSLEDNVDYLIVDTGAGINDNVLYFNLAVQERLLVITPEPTSLTDAYALIKVLKLHHGVERFRVLVNMVKDNKSAREVYLKLLNACDHFLDGISLDLVGFVPYDQNVRNSVIAQTPFCHKFPKTPASSAVRQAAQKIKTWQVTPNTDGNIKFFWKKLLFRERSVA; encoded by the coding sequence ATGAGTTCGAAACTCCCCCTGGTCCTCTCCGTCACCTCCGGCAAGGGCGGCGTCGGCAAGACCAACATGTCGGTCAACCTGGCCTATTCCCTGAGCGCCGCGGGCAAGAACGTGGTCCTGCTCGACGCAGACCTCGGCCTGGCCAACGTGGACGTCATCCTCGGCCTGAACCCGCAATACAATCTCTTCCACCTGTTCCACGAGGACATGACCCTGGACAAGATCCTCTTCGACACCCCCTACGGGTTCAAGATCCTCCCGGCCTCCTCCGGGGTCAGCGACATGGTCAACCTGGACCGGGGCCAGAAGCTCGACCTGCTGGACGCCATGGATTCCCTCGAGGACAACGTGGACTACCTGATTGTGGACACGGGCGCGGGCATCAACGACAACGTGCTCTACTTCAACCTGGCCGTGCAGGAACGGCTGTTGGTGATCACCCCGGAGCCGACCTCCCTGACCGACGCCTACGCGCTGATCAAGGTGCTCAAGCTGCACCACGGCGTGGAGCGGTTCCGCGTGCTGGTGAACATGGTCAAGGACAACAAATCGGCCCGCGAAGTCTACCTCAAGCTGCTCAACGCCTGCGACCACTTCCTGGACGGTATCTCGCTCGACCTGGTCGGGTTCGTGCCCTACGACCAGAACGTCCGCAATTCGGTCATCGCCCAGACCCCGTTCTGTCACAAATTTCCCAAAACGCCGGCCAGTTCCGCTGTCCGGCAGGCGGCTCAGAAAATCAAGACCTGGCAGGTAACCCCCAACACCGATGGCAATATTAAATTCTTCTGGAAGAAACTCCTCTTCCGGGAACGATCCGTGGCTTGA
- the flhA gene encoding flagellar biosynthesis protein FlhA — translation MANPSAKSAISNIDYGKFAKQGDILLAGGVVVILFVMLIPLPTPFIDFMLSVSISLGLVILVTSMFMISPLEFSIFPSLLLVTTLLRLALNVATTRAILLHGDEGTSAAGSVIQSFGEFVVGGNYVIGIVIFMILFILNKTVIVTGTTRIAEVAARFTLDAMPGKQMAIEADLNAGLIDEETATKKREDLRREADFYGAMDGAGKFVSGDVKAGLMITAINIIGGFLIGVIQKDMQWMDAAQTYTLLTIGDGLVATIPSLIISTSAGIIVSRAAAEAKMGEEFIGQLSYHHRALKLVSGILVIFGVVPGMPTIPFLTLAVIVYTVARLSAKQQKSFAVDVEEKDQKQASTLDTPEEVQALLPLDQLELEVGYGLIPLVDEEQSGNLLSRIRSIRRQFALDMGVVVPSLHLRDNLQLKPGEYRVLIKGNPVASAELLIDHYLAMDPGDAKHRIDGVETVEPAFNLPAVWIPEAQKEEAMLSGYTVVDPSTVIATHLTEVFRRNLHEFLGRQETQELLNNLSKRAPKAVESLVPGVLSIGGVQKVLQALVQENVSIRDLLTIVETLADYGPVTQDPGQLTEYVRARMGRTIVKSYVGDDGTLPIITLSPQVDEILASAIRPAEQGGYLALEPGVAQRLIQAINRSTEDAMVADGQPILLVIPQIRAQLAQLLNRFIPTLPVISQAEIPADVKIQSAATVEM, via the coding sequence ATGGCCAATCCCAGCGCCAAATCCGCCATTTCCAACATAGACTACGGAAAGTTCGCCAAGCAGGGCGACATCCTCCTCGCAGGCGGCGTGGTGGTCATCCTCTTCGTCATGCTCATTCCCCTGCCGACCCCGTTCATCGACTTCATGCTCTCGGTCTCCATCTCCCTGGGGCTGGTCATCCTGGTCACCTCCATGTTCATGATCTCTCCCTTGGAGTTCTCCATCTTTCCCTCCCTGCTGCTGGTCACCACCCTGCTCCGGCTGGCCCTGAACGTGGCCACCACCAGGGCAATCCTGCTGCACGGCGACGAGGGCACCTCGGCCGCGGGGTCGGTCATCCAGAGTTTCGGAGAGTTCGTTGTCGGCGGCAACTACGTCATCGGCATCGTCATCTTCATGATCCTGTTCATCCTGAACAAGACAGTCATCGTCACCGGTACCACGCGTATCGCCGAGGTCGCGGCCCGCTTCACCCTGGACGCCATGCCGGGCAAGCAGATGGCCATTGAGGCGGACCTCAACGCGGGACTCATCGACGAGGAAACGGCCACCAAGAAACGCGAGGACCTGCGCCGCGAAGCGGACTTCTACGGTGCCATGGACGGTGCGGGCAAGTTCGTTTCGGGAGACGTCAAGGCGGGCCTGATGATCACCGCCATCAACATCATCGGCGGGTTCCTCATCGGCGTGATCCAAAAGGACATGCAGTGGATGGACGCGGCCCAGACCTACACCCTGCTGACCATCGGTGACGGCCTGGTGGCCACCATCCCGTCCCTGATCATCTCCACCTCCGCAGGCATCATCGTTTCCCGCGCGGCCGCCGAGGCCAAGATGGGCGAGGAATTCATCGGCCAGCTCTCCTACCACCACAGGGCGCTGAAGCTCGTCTCCGGCATTCTGGTGATTTTCGGCGTCGTCCCCGGCATGCCGACCATTCCGTTCCTGACCCTGGCGGTCATCGTCTACACCGTCGCCCGCCTCTCGGCCAAGCAGCAGAAGAGCTTCGCCGTGGACGTGGAGGAGAAGGACCAGAAGCAGGCGTCCACCCTGGACACCCCGGAGGAGGTCCAGGCCCTGCTGCCCCTGGACCAGCTGGAGCTGGAGGTCGGCTACGGCCTGATCCCGCTGGTGGACGAGGAGCAGAGCGGCAATCTGCTCTCCCGCATCCGGTCCATCCGGCGCCAGTTCGCCCTGGACATGGGCGTGGTCGTGCCCTCCCTGCACCTGCGGGACAACCTTCAGCTCAAGCCGGGCGAATACCGCGTGCTCATCAAGGGCAACCCGGTGGCCAGCGCCGAGCTGCTCATCGACCACTACCTGGCCATGGACCCGGGCGACGCCAAGCACCGCATCGACGGCGTGGAAACCGTGGAGCCCGCCTTCAACCTTCCCGCCGTCTGGATTCCCGAGGCGCAGAAGGAGGAGGCCATGCTCTCCGGCTACACCGTGGTCGATCCGTCCACGGTCATCGCCACCCACCTCACCGAGGTCTTCCGCCGCAACCTGCACGAATTCCTCGGCCGCCAGGAGACCCAGGAGCTGCTCAACAACCTGTCCAAGCGCGCGCCCAAGGCCGTGGAGTCGCTGGTCCCCGGCGTGCTCAGCATCGGCGGCGTACAGAAGGTGCTCCAGGCTCTGGTCCAGGAAAACGTGTCCATCCGCGACCTGCTGACCATCGTCGAGACCCTGGCCGACTACGGCCCGGTCACCCAGGACCCCGGCCAGCTCACGGAATACGTCCGCGCCCGCATGGGCCGGACCATCGTCAAGTCCTACGTGGGCGACGACGGCACCCTGCCGATCATCACTCTGAGCCCGCAGGTGGACGAGATTCTGGCCTCGGCCATCCGCCCGGCGGAACAGGGCGGCTATCTGGCGCTGGAGCCGGGCGTGGCCCAACGGCTCATCCAGGCCATCAACCGCTCCACCGAAGACGCCATGGTGGCGGACGGCCAGCCCATCCTGCTGGTCATCCCCCAGATCAGGGCGCAGCTCGCACAACTGCTCAACCGCTTCATCCCGACCCTGCCGGTCATCTCGCAGGCCGAGATTCCGGCGGACGTCAAAATTCAGTCGGCCGCAACCGTTGAAATGTAG
- a CDS encoding FliA/WhiG family RNA polymerase sigma factor, producing the protein MAILNSSGRNSSSGNDPWLELEQGVKHWDDFSPRDRENIVRFYAPKIRILALRLKAKLPQSVELNELISAGSLGLLDALGKFNPDLGIKFDTYSENRIKGAMLDELRRMDWFSRGLRQKVKVLEDSMRQIEHETGSPATPEQLCERTGMTDREVQQGLEALNNQVCLSLDSFQDNLIGQKKMTDNEPFQSAAFQEIVDKVANLIEELTPREKLVISLYYGEELNMKETAEVMDITEGRVSQLHSQALNKLRKTFRARYENE; encoded by the coding sequence ATGGCAATATTAAATTCTTCTGGAAGAAACTCCTCTTCCGGGAACGATCCGTGGCTTGAGCTGGAGCAGGGCGTCAAGCATTGGGACGATTTTTCGCCGCGGGACCGGGAAAACATCGTTCGCTTCTACGCGCCCAAAATCCGGATTCTGGCCCTGCGGCTCAAAGCGAAGCTGCCCCAAAGCGTTGAGCTCAACGAGCTCATCAGCGCGGGCAGCCTCGGCCTTCTGGATGCCCTCGGCAAGTTCAACCCGGACCTGGGGATCAAGTTCGACACCTACTCGGAGAACCGCATCAAGGGGGCCATGCTTGACGAGTTGCGGCGCATGGACTGGTTCTCGCGGGGGCTGAGACAGAAGGTCAAGGTGCTGGAGGACTCCATGCGCCAGATCGAGCACGAGACGGGCTCTCCGGCCACCCCCGAGCAGCTCTGCGAGCGCACGGGCATGACGGACCGCGAGGTCCAGCAAGGGCTGGAGGCGCTCAACAACCAGGTCTGCCTGAGCCTCGACTCGTTCCAGGACAATCTCATCGGTCAGAAGAAGATGACCGACAACGAACCGTTCCAGTCCGCCGCCTTTCAGGAGATTGTTGACAAAGTAGCCAATCTCATTGAAGAATTGACGCCGAGAGAAAAATTGGTCATATCTCTGTATTATGGTGAGGAGTTGAACATGAAGGAGACCGCCGAGGTTATGGACATAACCGAGGGCCGAGTCTCACAACTGCACTCACAAGCCTTGAATAAATTGAGAAAAACGTTCAGAGCTCGTTACGAAAACGAGTAG
- a CDS encoding flagellar basal body-associated FliL family protein, protein MVLLVPDDSEEVTAPASEQRKAQLDDAEASRATQKVDLDLDDAPFLEDEDEEEEIEEVEVETSLLKEEPRESKPGLAALLRNKVVLISLGVILILLVVIVILLLREPEAPPAPPPPPVEETVPEEEAPPAVEETPSIVIKLDPFFIEQRDSEGVVRFLEVSILVSTEDDGLARQFKQDVYTIRNALFYYLKNKDLQFLTDKENSDKLKKELLAIINQYMGFGQFDTLLFEQYLVR, encoded by the coding sequence ATGGTCTTGCTTGTCCCGGATGATTCCGAAGAGGTGACCGCCCCTGCCTCCGAGCAGCGGAAGGCTCAGTTGGACGACGCCGAGGCAAGCAGGGCCACGCAGAAGGTCGACCTCGATCTCGACGACGCCCCGTTCCTGGAGGACGAGGACGAAGAGGAAGAGATCGAGGAGGTCGAGGTCGAGACTTCCCTGCTCAAGGAGGAGCCCAGGGAATCCAAGCCGGGACTGGCCGCCCTCCTGCGCAACAAGGTCGTCCTCATCTCCCTGGGCGTCATTCTCATTCTCCTCGTCGTCATCGTCATCCTGCTCCTGCGCGAACCCGAAGCGCCCCCTGCGCCGCCTCCACCGCCCGTGGAAGAGACCGTGCCCGAGGAAGAGGCTCCGCCGGCAGTGGAGGAGACGCCGTCCATCGTCATCAAGCTCGATCCCTTCTTCATCGAGCAGCGCGACAGCGAAGGCGTCGTCCGCTTCCTGGAGGTCAGCATTCTCGTTTCCACCGAGGACGACGGGCTGGCCCGGCAGTTCAAGCAGGATGTCTACACCATCCGCAACGCCCTGTTCTATTATCTCAAGAATAAGGATTTGCAGTTTTTGACCGATAAGGAGAACAGCGACAAACTCAAGAAGGAGTTGTTGGCGATCATCAACCAGTACATGGGGTTTGGTCAGTTCGACACCCTGCTGTTCGAACAATATCTTGTGAGGTAA
- a CDS encoding flagellar biosynthesis protein FlhF — MRMKTFRAATSTAAFAKVKSELGDEAVILSNKTVTENGCKCCEIVAAVEGEPARPRRNTRDGVMDAALQDSVGWQREWSQIKGQIMALMKPQMDPSRLSPKQKIALEYLEREEVDERVLTHIYCTLRETPDCAVMTALDPLLKATPFKVGSWANKFHAFAGPGGAGKTSSLIRLALRIKKERPRTRLCLATADGGRGKGRLVLKHYAELGGLAFREIITRDDFALLHQESKQFDMVLIDLPGLSGATNLEEWSCLYGLNECRDLSVHLVLNPYYSRGQFERFVDKYKSEQLASVIWTKLDEACTFGAILNMAFASGLPVSALSYGPGLKNSILPASEEMVWRLLFMRTLPNGDIQP; from the coding sequence ATGAGAATGAAGACGTTCCGGGCCGCCACCTCCACGGCCGCCTTTGCCAAGGTCAAATCCGAACTCGGCGACGAGGCCGTGATCCTGTCCAACAAGACCGTCACCGAAAACGGGTGCAAGTGCTGCGAGATAGTGGCCGCCGTGGAAGGCGAGCCCGCCCGCCCGCGCCGCAACACCCGAGACGGCGTGATGGACGCCGCCCTCCAGGACTCGGTGGGCTGGCAGCGGGAATGGAGCCAGATCAAGGGCCAGATCATGGCCCTGATGAAGCCCCAGATGGACCCCTCCCGGCTCTCGCCCAAGCAGAAGATCGCCTTGGAATACCTGGAGCGCGAGGAAGTGGACGAGCGCGTCCTGACCCACATCTACTGCACCCTGCGCGAGACCCCGGACTGCGCGGTGATGACCGCCCTGGACCCACTGCTCAAGGCGACCCCGTTCAAGGTCGGCTCCTGGGCCAACAAGTTTCACGCCTTTGCCGGCCCCGGCGGCGCGGGCAAGACCTCCAGCCTCATCCGGCTGGCCCTGCGCATCAAGAAGGAGCGGCCGCGCACCCGGCTGTGCCTGGCCACGGCCGACGGCGGACGCGGCAAAGGCCGCCTGGTGCTCAAGCACTATGCCGAACTCGGCGGGCTGGCCTTCCGCGAGATCATCACCCGCGACGACTTCGCCCTGCTGCACCAGGAATCCAAGCAGTTCGACATGGTCCTCATCGACCTGCCCGGCCTGTCCGGAGCCACCAACCTGGAAGAGTGGTCCTGCCTGTACGGGCTGAACGAGTGCCGGGACCTGTCCGTGCACCTGGTCCTGAACCCCTATTACAGCCGGGGCCAGTTCGAACGGTTCGTGGACAAATACAAAAGTGAGCAACTAGCAAGCGTTATCTGGACGAAACTCGATGAAGCCTGTACATTCGGGGCAATATTGAACATGGCGTTCGCAAGCGGTCTGCCGGTATCCGCCCTTTCCTACGGGCCCGGCCTGAAAAACAGCATCCTGCCCGCGTCGGAAGAAATGGTCTGGCGGCTGCTGTTCATGCGCACCCTGCCCAACGGCGACATTCAACCTTAA
- a CDS encoding chemotaxis response regulator CheY has product MAYDTNMRVLVVDDFSTMRKIIKNILRQLGFNNIVEADDGSTAWEVLNKDNIDFIVSDWNMPTMSGIELLRKVRASEEYADIPFLMVTAEAQQENIIEAVQAKVSNYIVKPFTPETLGQKIDKIFA; this is encoded by the coding sequence ATGGCTTATGACACCAACATGCGCGTCCTGGTTGTGGACGACTTCTCCACCATGCGTAAAATCATCAAGAACATCCTGCGCCAGCTGGGGTTCAACAATATCGTCGAGGCCGATGACGGTTCGACCGCGTGGGAAGTCCTCAACAAGGACAACATCGATTTCATCGTCTCTGACTGGAACATGCCCACCATGTCCGGCATCGAGCTGCTGCGCAAGGTGCGCGCCAGCGAGGAGTACGCGGACATCCCCTTCCTGATGGTCACCGCCGAGGCCCAGCAGGAAAACATCATCGAGGCTGTCCAGGCCAAGGTGTCCAACTACATCGTCAAGCCGTTCACCCCTGAAACACTGGGCCAGAAGATCGACAAAATCTTCGCTTAA